The following proteins are co-located in the Diorhabda carinulata isolate Delta chromosome 4, icDioCari1.1, whole genome shotgun sequence genome:
- the LOC130893069 gene encoding uncharacterized protein LOC130893069, with translation MVLYEKLSEIRNLYKEIFEAVEQFNVVFGWIILFLFTGTLVEVLICINELMITMTGSASIKIFLENILKAIFYIINISIVVMSCDKIEKENCSFIDRGYFLQSNLEKCVLRDELHYLVSWAAEIRPKCSAVGFFLVNQSILGALFSAMISYMIICVQFNFS, from the exons atGGTATTATATGAGAAACTTTCTGAAATAAGAAACTTATATAAGGAAATTTTTGAAGCCGTTGAACAGTTTAACGTTGTATTTGGTTGGattatactttttctatttaCTGGTACTCTTGTGGAAGTTTTGATTTGCATTAATGAACTGATGATTACAATGACAGGATCGGCatctatcaaaattttcttggaaaatattttgaaagcaaTTTTCTACATA ataaaTATTTCGATAGTTGTAATGTCTTGcgataaaatagaaaaagaaaattgcaGTTTCATCGACAGAGGTTATTTTTTACAAAGTAATCTCGAAAAATGCGTCTTGAGGGATGAACTACACTATCTAGTATCTTGGGCTGCGGAAATTAGACCGAAGTGTTCCGCTGTAGGATTTTTTCTTGTCAATCAATCTATATTGGGCGCTTTGTTTTCCGCTATGATTAGTTATATGATTATCTGTGTGCAATTCaatttctcataa